From the Mahella australiensis 50-1 BON genome, the window ATGAGGTAATGCAAACCGTCGGCTTTATAAAGGATAATATGGAAGTCTGCATACCCGAAGAGGATGCTATACGCGTCGCTGCCTTAAAAGTAGCCATGAGCCGCCTGAGCAAAAAATTCAAATGCAAGGCCATAGCTATACAGTGCTGGGACGCGTTGCAGCAGGCAATACACATCATGCCCTGCGCCGCCAACTCCTTGCTAACCGACGAAGGTATGCCCGTGGCCTGCGAGACCGATATACACGGCGCCATAACGGCAGTAATGGCGCAAGCCGCATGTATGAGCAAAACGCCGCCATTCTTCGCCGACTGGACCGTAAGGCACCCAACCAATGACAACGGCGAATTGCTGCAGCATTGCGGACCATGGCCGATATCGCTGGCTAAAAAAGGAACCCGTGCGAAATTAGATCGCCCATTCGTTTTCCCAGAGCACTGCTCAGGGTCGGTGTCTGCTGAGATAAAAGGCGGCGAGCTATCCATCATGCGTTTTGACGGTGACAACGGCAAATATTCCGTATTATTAGGCAAAGCCCATGGCATAGAAGGCCCTTACTGTGCTGGCACATACCTCTGGATAGAAGTTGACAACTGGGTAAGGCTAGAGGAAAAACTGGTAACCGGTCCTTACGTGCATCACTGCGTGGGCGTGCATGCAGACATATTGCCTGTAATATATGAAGCGTGCAAGTATATACCGGGATTGCAGCCGGATTTTTATGATCCTGTAGAAGAAGACGTGAAAGCTTGGCTAAGAGGAGAGGTATAAGTCGGCTTTTTCAATAAGCCTTGAAGCATCATCAACGCTCATAACAGGAAAAAGCAGATATAGTCCATCGCTGCCGTAACGTTTTACCAGCTTATCCGCTTTTATTATCCACTCATCGACATCACCCTGCTCAATGCTTACCCACAAAGATTTACCGGCAGCTCTTACTTTATCATATATCGGGTACCAGAGCTCGCTGCCGCCGTCTTGCTTGCCCGCGCCCGGCGTCCACTGAAGTGCATCGAGCTCTTCCACCTGCATCAAAGCATCCAAGTGCTTTATAGCATCCATGCCGTCCAGATGATACATCGCGTAGTCCAACCTTTGACATTGATAGCTCAGTGATGGTATGAAAAATTCTTCAAACTGTTTGGGGGACATTATTGCAGAAAAATCACATTGCACCTTAGCTATCCTGCCCGGCCCCCATATATCGAACACCGTATAGCTGCTCCCACCTTCCTCATCTTTGACAATATCATATATGGGATAATAATACATGAAATACAGCTCATCTATTTGTCTTATATACTCTTTCACCACATCCGGCTCATCTATGAGGTCAAAGCAAAACTGCTGTGCTCCGCGCATAGCCGCGAGTATATCTATACTCTCTATTATGTCTGGTATATTCACCAAAAAATCATCGCCGGCAAGCTCTTTGCCACGTTCTATAAGCTCCAAATGCCTCTTCCACCAGTAGTTGTCCGGATCATACTTTAGCTCACCCCATTCCTTCCAATCTGGTTTGACGCATTCGGTATACCAGACTGTATCCCAGGAGAAATTCGGTTCCGAGCCAAGGTATGTAGCCATAGAACCAGGTCCTATATTTATGTCCAACGATGGAAATGACTCCGCCATAAATATATGCGTTTTGCAAAAATTTCTCAGTTCTTTTGCCCGGCGCTCCACATCTAGGTGTAAAGCTTCGGGCGTTTGCGGAGGCTCTATCTCTTCCAACGGCTCTATAGGCTTATCGCGCCGAGCTACCACTTTCATCATAGGGCGGCCTATGCTGCCGTGTGCCCACCACGTTTTAAAATGCTCTTTCGTTTGCACCCAATTGTCTTTATATTTCATCTCTATCCCCTCTTCGCTAAAATCTCATCGTCACTGCATCGCCGTCATATATCATCGTTTTATCCGGCTTATCAGACTTCTCCACGCTTATGCCGCGGCCGACTTCCACAAGCACGACATCGAATTCTATTTCTTCCGGCATTCCCTTATATGTTCCCCGCCGATTGCCAATGGACAATTCTTTCCTGCTGTCATCCCATTTAATAGGTATGATAGAATACTCGCCCTTCTCGTAGTTATAGTTGTCGCCCTCATCCTGATAAATATCAAATTCCCCGTCGCTTCCTGTATAAACCCTAAGCTCTATAGGCGAATTCGCCTCAGTCGCGTACTGCGTTAGCGGGCCCATGGGTACAATGGAACCGGCTTTGACATAAAGAGGCATGATGTCTATAGGCGCGGCGCTCTCTATTAATTGACCGCCGCATAGCTTCTGTCCCGTCCAAAAATCGTACCACATACATCCTTCCGGTAGATATACGCGGCGGCTTTTTTCTATGCCTGTAAGCTCTTTGGAATCCCTCTCGTAATACATGGGTTTTGTTACGGGATTTACTAAAAAAGCTGGGCCGAACATGTATTGGTCTTTGATGTCGTAAACTTGGCCGTCATGGCGGAAGTCGAATGCCAAAGGCCTCATAATTGTATAGTCCTCTAACGTTACTTTACCGGCCAACGAATATATATAAGGCAAAAGACGGTATCTAAGGTTTATGAACTTTACCAGCGTATCATAGAATATCTCCCCTGGTTGGCCGAACCGCCATACTTCCCTTGGTGTATCGGTGCCGTGCGAGCGAAACATCGGCAGAAATGCACCATACTGAAACCACCGGGCATATAGCTCCCTGTACCCCATATCATCGCAACCCTTTTCATACCCGCCATTCCAAAACCATTGCTCTCCATTTTTCACAAAGAAGGCGCCTATATCCAGCGTCCAATAGGGCATACCGGCAGCACAAAAATTGAGCCCGTCGGCGATTTGCTTTCTAAGCGTATCCCATCTCGCCGATATATCGCCTGACCATGTAACAGTGCCATATCTCTGCTGTCCTGCGTATGCCGAACGCGTAAGATTTAGCACGCGCTTTTCCGCCGTAACCCCTCTCTGCCCTTCATAAATCCCTTTGGAATGCTCCAGAGAATAGGCGTTTATATATTCAGGGTCCAGGTATTTTTTCATCTCCTCGGTGTTAATGAACAGACGCTGTTCGGGTTCAGGTTTGACCTTGCCATTCCAGTCGGCTTCAAATGGCTCAGTACAATCACACCACCATGCATCAATGCCATGTGAAAAAATCCCCTCATATGCTTGTTCC encodes:
- a CDS encoding trimethylamine corrinoid protein 2; the encoded protein is MKYKDNWVQTKEHFKTWWAHGSIGRPMMKVVARRDKPIEPLEEIEPPQTPEALHLDVERRAKELRNFCKTHIFMAESFPSLDINIGPGSMATYLGSEPNFSWDTVWYTECVKPDWKEWGELKYDPDNYWWKRHLELIERGKELAGDDFLVNIPDIIESIDILAAMRGAQQFCFDLIDEPDVVKEYIRQIDELYFMYYYPIYDIVKDEEGGSSYTVFDIWGPGRIAKVQCDFSAIMSPKQFEEFFIPSLSYQCQRLDYAMYHLDGMDAIKHLDALMQVEELDALQWTPGAGKQDGGSELWYPIYDKVRAAGKSLWVSIEQGDVDEWIIKADKLVKRYGSDGLYLLFPVMSVDDASRLIEKADLYLSS
- a CDS encoding L-fucose/L-arabinose isomerase family protein, whose translation is MEYKIKIGMVPTRRNIFSAQDAIKYKRLIQDKLDSLNIDYIDIDDINEEGLLFNEDDVDKIIDKFRAAKIDALFFPHCNFGSEALVCKVADAFKLPILLWGPRDESPLPDGSRLRDTQCGLFATGKILRRFGLPFTYMPNCRLEDPVFERGLSNFIAAANVVKEFRNMRILQISTRPADFWTMMCNEGELLEKFGIEIHPISLNELTDMVVELAQNKDHEVMQTVGFIKDNMEVCIPEEDAIRVAALKVAMSRLSKKFKCKAIAIQCWDALQQAIHIMPCAANSLLTDEGMPVACETDIHGAITAVMAQAACMSKTPPFFADWTVRHPTNDNGELLQHCGPWPISLAKKGTRAKLDRPFVFPEHCSGSVSAEIKGGELSIMRFDGDNGKYSVLLGKAHGIEGPYCAGTYLWIEVDNWVRLEEKLVTGPYVHHCVGVHADILPVIYEACKYIPGLQPDFYDPVEEDVKAWLRGEV
- a CDS encoding TIM-barrel domain-containing protein, whose product is MFVTKEDQNSVILNTDRGKFKLEPLADSIVHITYTLEPAFSSKESLMIVPQARDYASWHIEDSDKSISLVTERLKIVVDKATCAFSYFDAEGGLLVKEPDDDGKVLDVVNVMRSVFGDNAEIEIEQTVDGVRSRVKDVRQELDRVAYHSKLSFVWSENEAIYGLGSHEEGILDYRDHHQYLYQQNLKAVVPMFISTKGYGVLIDSYSLMTFRDDVYGSYVWTDIDDEMDYYFIYGPEADQIIEGYRKLTGKATMLPKWAYGYIQSKERYKSQDELILVAEEYRRRNVPLDCVVLDWMSWPDGLWGQKSFDPARFPDPKAMMERLHQLNVHLMVSIWPSMRGDGSNYREMKEKGYLLGNGATYNAFDEGARRLYWEQAYEGIFSHGIDAWWCDCTEPFEADWNGKVKPEPEQRLFINTEEMKKYLDPEYINAYSLEHSKGIYEGQRGVTAEKRVLNLTRSAYAGQQRYGTVTWSGDISARWDTLRKQIADGLNFCAAGMPYWTLDIGAFFVKNGEQWFWNGGYEKGCDDMGYRELYARWFQYGAFLPMFRSHGTDTPREVWRFGQPGEIFYDTLVKFINLRYRLLPYIYSLAGKVTLEDYTIMRPLAFDFRHDGQVYDIKDQYMFGPAFLVNPVTKPMYYERDSKELTGIEKSRRVYLPEGCMWYDFWTGQKLCGGQLIESAAPIDIMPLYVKAGSIVPMGPLTQYATEANSPIELRVYTGSDGEFDIYQDEGDNYNYEKGEYSIIPIKWDDSRKELSIGNRRGTYKGMPEEIEFDVVLVEVGRGISVEKSDKPDKTMIYDGDAVTMRF